From one Rhizobium rosettiformans genomic stretch:
- a CDS encoding small ribosomal subunit Rsm22 family protein, whose translation MELPAPLRSAVDQMLQGEPLERLAKASAILSDRYRREVRDGRFHIDDALAAKAYLATRLPATFAAVRAALAMVEDAAPDFQPETLIDLGGGPGTALWAAADTWSSLDSAEMVEASGAIRNVGEKLAASGSVKSHWQAGDVTAKIPTLGPADLVTLAYVLDELPPATIGTVTEKLWGLTNGMLVVIEPGTPAGWQRILAVRDRLRSLGAHLVAPCMHSDDCPIVAPDWCHFSRRVARSRVHRLAKGAEVPWEDEKYIFIAASREPVTISGDRVLSPPRVNGGVGRVKLCRTDGTAAELTLSKRDGDAFKEIRRADWGDRLDLGDKG comes from the coding sequence ATGGAACTTCCAGCCCCTCTCCGCTCCGCCGTCGACCAGATGCTCCAGGGCGAACCGCTGGAACGGCTCGCCAAGGCGAGCGCCATTCTCTCGGATCGCTATCGGCGCGAAGTGCGTGACGGGCGGTTTCACATTGATGATGCGCTGGCCGCCAAGGCCTATCTCGCGACCCGCCTGCCCGCCACCTTTGCCGCCGTTCGCGCAGCGCTTGCCATGGTCGAGGATGCGGCACCGGACTTTCAGCCGGAAACCCTGATCGATCTTGGCGGCGGCCCCGGCACAGCACTCTGGGCCGCCGCCGATACCTGGAGCAGCCTCGATTCTGCAGAGATGGTGGAAGCGAGCGGCGCGATCCGCAATGTCGGCGAGAAACTCGCCGCCTCCGGCAGCGTCAAGAGCCACTGGCAGGCCGGCGATGTGACGGCCAAGATTCCGACGCTTGGGCCAGCAGACCTCGTGACACTCGCCTATGTTCTGGACGAGTTGCCGCCGGCAACCATTGGAACCGTCACGGAAAAACTCTGGGGTCTGACCAACGGCATGCTCGTCGTCATCGAGCCGGGCACGCCGGCCGGCTGGCAGCGCATTCTGGCCGTTCGTGACAGGCTGCGATCCCTCGGTGCCCATCTCGTGGCGCCCTGCATGCATTCGGACGACTGTCCGATCGTGGCACCCGACTGGTGCCACTTCTCCCGCCGTGTGGCGCGTTCGCGGGTGCATCGTCTGGCCAAGGGGGCCGAGGTGCCGTGGGAAGACGAGAAATACATTTTCATCGCCGCCTCTCGCGAGCCTGTCACGATCAGCGGCGACCGGGTGCTGTCTCCGCCGCGCGTCAATGGTGGTGTCGGGCGGGTCAAGCTCTGTCGCACAGATGGCACGGCTGCCGAGCTGACGCTCAGCAAGCGCGATGGCGACGCCTTCAAGGAGATCCGCCGGGCCGACTGGGGCGATCGGCTGGACTTGGGAGATAAGGGATGA
- the rnd gene encoding ribonuclease D codes for MIDTTAALEEACRLLAQSDFITIDTEFLRETTFWPELCLIQMASPEHEYIVDPMAKGLDLKPFFELMANSAVVKVFHAARQDIEIIFHLGDLLPDPIFDTQVAAMVCGFGDSVSYDQLVQKVKNVHIDKTSRFTDWSRRPLSEKQLDYALADVTHLRDVYLKLKGQLEAEGRAEWLTEEMAILESRETYDLPPEQAWQRLKMRLRKPTELAVMQYVAAWREREARSRNVPRSRVLKDDAIYEIAQQQPKDVEALGRLRTIPKGWERSSSGAAIIEQVNTALALPKSEMPHLQRHAHAPEGTQSAVELLKVLLRLTSEKHGVASKVIANSDDLEKIAAEGEKAEVAALQGWRKELFGDLALKLISGGVGLRFVDKRVEAVEF; via the coding sequence ATGATCGATACCACTGCTGCGCTCGAAGAGGCTTGCCGCCTCCTCGCCCAATCCGATTTCATCACGATCGACACGGAATTTCTCCGCGAAACGACCTTCTGGCCGGAACTCTGCCTGATCCAGATGGCGAGCCCGGAGCATGAATACATTGTCGATCCCATGGCCAAAGGGCTCGACCTCAAGCCCTTCTTCGAGCTTATGGCCAATTCTGCCGTCGTGAAGGTCTTCCATGCGGCCCGCCAGGACATCGAAATCATCTTCCATCTCGGCGATCTTCTGCCGGATCCGATCTTCGATACGCAGGTCGCGGCCATGGTCTGCGGCTTCGGCGATTCTGTCTCCTACGACCAGCTCGTGCAGAAGGTGAAGAACGTCCATATCGACAAGACCTCGCGCTTCACCGACTGGAGCCGCCGCCCGCTGTCGGAAAAGCAGCTCGATTATGCGCTGGCCGATGTCACCCATCTGCGCGACGTCTATCTGAAGCTGAAAGGTCAGCTGGAAGCGGAAGGCAGGGCTGAATGGCTGACCGAGGAAATGGCGATCCTCGAATCCCGCGAGACCTATGACCTGCCGCCGGAACAGGCCTGGCAGCGGCTGAAGATGCGGCTGCGCAAGCCAACGGAACTTGCCGTCATGCAATATGTTGCTGCCTGGCGTGAACGGGAAGCCCGCTCGCGCAACGTGCCCCGTTCGCGTGTGCTGAAAGATGACGCCATTTACGAGATCGCCCAGCAGCAGCCGAAGGACGTGGAGGCGCTCGGACGCCTGCGCACCATTCCGAAAGGCTGGGAACGCTCGTCTTCAGGTGCCGCCATCATCGAGCAGGTGAATACGGCCCTTGCACTTCCCAAGTCTGAAATGCCGCATCTGCAGCGCCACGCCCATGCACCCGAAGGCACACAGTCGGCTGTCGAGCTCTTGAAAGTTCTGCTGCGCCTCACCTCGGAAAAGCATGGGGTTGCCTCCAAGGTCATCGCCAACAGCGACGATCTGGAAAAGATCGCGGCCGAAGGCGAAAAGGCCGAAGTGGCAGCCCTTCAGGGCTGGCGCAAGGAGCTGTTCGGCGATCTCGCGCTCAAGCTCATCTCCGGCGGCGTTGGCCTGCGCTTCGTCGACAAGCGCGTCGAAGCGGTGGAGTTCTGA
- a CDS encoding MBL fold metallo-hydrolase codes for MSLAETMRIHEPYPGLFAYYDGRILGKRLHSDKPNWLDDGAYSLGVASYAIVSGKEALVYDTHISFEHARAIRTHLSSLGVTSLRVVLSHWHTDHVAGNAGFIDCPIISNKLTRDTLIEKRKVLAEKDPPINPVVMPTETFEGETALQVGDITVKLMQFNIHSADGTVLLLPHLGVLLAGDTLEDTATYISEPGNTAFHIAELDGLADLEFSRILPNHGDEQIIASGGYPPSLVTATRDYLARLLSQLGEPDLENQSLKDFVAPELAAGTLTYFAPYEAVHRQNIAALKGAKPDE; via the coding sequence ATGAGCCTTGCCGAGACGATGCGTATCCACGAGCCCTATCCGGGGCTCTTCGCCTATTATGACGGGCGAATCCTCGGCAAACGTTTACATTCCGACAAGCCGAACTGGCTCGACGACGGCGCCTACAGTCTCGGCGTTGCGAGTTACGCGATCGTTTCGGGGAAAGAGGCGCTGGTCTATGACACGCATATCTCCTTCGAGCATGCGCGCGCGATCCGCACCCATCTTTCCAGCCTCGGCGTCACCAGCTTACGGGTTGTGCTCAGCCACTGGCATACCGATCATGTCGCCGGCAATGCGGGCTTCATCGACTGCCCGATCATCTCGAACAAGCTGACGCGCGACACGCTGATCGAGAAGCGCAAGGTGCTTGCGGAGAAGGATCCGCCGATCAACCCCGTGGTCATGCCGACGGAGACCTTCGAGGGCGAGACGGCGCTTCAGGTCGGCGACATCACCGTAAAGCTGATGCAATTCAACATTCACAGCGCCGACGGCACCGTTCTTCTCTTGCCGCATCTCGGCGTGCTGCTGGCCGGTGACACGCTGGAAGACACCGCCACCTATATCTCGGAGCCCGGTAACACCGCCTTCCACATCGCCGAACTCGACGGGCTGGCCGATCTCGAGTTCTCCCGCATTCTGCCCAATCACGGCGACGAGCAGATAATCGCGTCCGGCGGTTATCCGCCGTCGCTGGTGACAGCGACGCGCGACTACCTCGCGCGGCTTCTCTCCCAGCTGGGTGAACCCGATCTCGAAAACCAGAGCCTGAAGGACTTCGTCGCGCCCGAACTCGCCGCCGGTACGCTCACCTACTTCGCGCCGTATGAGGCCGTCCATAGGCAGAACATCGCGGCGCTGAAGGGCGCCAAACCCGACGAATAA
- a CDS encoding GNAT family N-acetyltransferase: MTALRLRRATEADIPFIMETERKPGYDQFIGRYSLDEHRAHLADPAFAYLIGENAEGSALGFVILMDLNRRDGNACVKRIAVSSQEKGLGTPLLAGAVDFAFLETNAHRLWLDVVSGNLRAQTVYRKVGFIQEGVLREAALLPDGSRSDFLLMSILRPEWAARCG; this comes from the coding sequence GTGACGGCGCTTAGGCTGCGCCGTGCGACCGAGGCCGATATCCCGTTCATCATGGAGACCGAGCGCAAGCCGGGCTATGACCAGTTCATCGGGCGCTACAGTCTGGACGAACACAGGGCGCATCTGGCCGACCCGGCATTTGCCTATCTGATCGGCGAGAATGCCGAGGGTTCTGCGCTCGGCTTCGTCATACTGATGGATCTCAACCGGCGCGACGGCAATGCCTGTGTCAAGCGCATCGCGGTGTCGAGCCAGGAAAAGGGCTTGGGCACGCCGCTGCTTGCCGGCGCCGTCGACTTCGCCTTTCTCGAAACCAATGCCCATCGCCTCTGGCTCGACGTGGTGAGCGGCAATTTGAGAGCGCAGACCGTCTATCGCAAAGTCGGCTTCATCCAGGAAGGCGTGCTCCGCGAGGCAGCGCTTCTGCCGGATGGCAGCCGCTCAGATTTCCTCCTGATGTCCATCCTCCGCCCCGAATGGGCGGCGCGGTGCGGCTGA
- a CDS encoding multicopper oxidase family protein, giving the protein MTFVSRRTLLKSAAVLSAYGAGLAVMPRLSQALAATDPVEIEALTGDVLLDGKQATRGVMRYALSGQTSTDPSPPILRARRGEAFKARLINRLDEPTTIHWHGIRLPNDQDGVPFVTQPHVYTGDRFDYAFSPPDAGTFWYHPHCNTLTQMGRGLAGVLVVEDERDPVFDGEVVLNLRDFRLGGDSQFIEQFKPREAAKTGTFGTLRTANWRPEPHYDVPAGGLVRVRILAADVTRIYNLKLAGAEAQIIAIDGHPLLERIPLDMAVVSPGQRLDLAVRVADSEGVEMVLEDIRPSTPKVVARFRAVGASLKRNLGDLGSLAENAGVEADLSNATEIPLLLSATAETAARDSICGTLGYSFWAINKVPYPGDTPDPTAPIAELKLGRTYLLNVENVTPHAHPIHLHGMNFKAISSNKREVQPLVSDTYLVLPDEKVQLALVADNPGDWVFHCHIIEHQKTGMTGYFRVT; this is encoded by the coding sequence GTGACCTTTGTTTCCCGCCGCACCCTTCTTAAATCCGCCGCCGTGCTCAGCGCCTACGGCGCGGGTCTTGCAGTGATGCCGCGTCTTAGCCAGGCGTTGGCCGCCACCGACCCCGTCGAGATCGAGGCGCTGACGGGCGATGTGCTGCTCGACGGCAAGCAGGCGACGCGTGGGGTGATGCGTTATGCGCTCTCTGGACAGACATCGACAGATCCCTCGCCACCCATCCTGCGCGCCAGACGCGGCGAAGCCTTCAAGGCGCGGCTGATCAACCGGCTCGACGAGCCGACGACTATCCACTGGCACGGCATCCGCCTGCCGAACGACCAGGACGGCGTGCCCTTCGTCACCCAGCCTCACGTCTATACCGGCGACCGCTTCGATTACGCCTTTTCGCCGCCGGATGCCGGCACCTTCTGGTATCACCCGCATTGCAACACGCTGACGCAGATGGGTCGCGGGCTTGCTGGCGTGCTGGTGGTGGAAGACGAGCGCGATCCGGTCTTCGATGGCGAAGTGGTGCTCAACCTCAGGGATTTCCGACTGGGCGGCGACAGCCAGTTCATCGAGCAGTTCAAGCCGCGCGAGGCGGCGAAGACCGGCACCTTCGGCACGCTCAGAACCGCCAACTGGCGACCCGAGCCGCATTATGACGTTCCGGCCGGCGGCCTCGTGCGTGTCCGCATCCTCGCGGCGGATGTCACCCGGATCTACAATCTCAAGCTCGCTGGCGCCGAGGCGCAGATCATCGCGATCGACGGACATCCGCTGTTGGAACGCATACCGCTCGACATGGCCGTCGTCTCGCCCGGGCAGCGGCTGGACCTTGCCGTCCGCGTCGCTGACAGCGAAGGCGTGGAGATGGTGCTCGAGGATATCAGGCCGTCGACGCCGAAGGTGGTCGCGCGGTTCAGGGCCGTCGGCGCATCGCTCAAGCGCAATCTCGGCGATCTAGGGTCGCTTGCGGAAAATGCGGGCGTCGAGGCCGATCTTTCCAACGCGACGGAAATCCCGCTACTGCTCAGCGCCACCGCTGAGACTGCGGCGCGCGATTCGATCTGCGGGACGCTCGGCTATTCCTTCTGGGCGATCAACAAGGTGCCCTATCCCGGCGATACGCCAGATCCAACCGCGCCAATCGCGGAGCTGAAACTCGGTCGCACCTATCTGCTTAATGTCGAGAACGTCACGCCGCATGCCCATCCGATCCATCTCCACGGCATGAACTTCAAAGCGATCTCTTCGAACAAGCGAGAAGTCCAGCCGCTCGTCTCGGATACCTACCTTGTGCTGCCGGATGAAAAGGTCCAGCTTGCACTGGTGGCCGACAATCCGGGTGATTGGGTCTTCCACTGCCACATCATCGAACACCAGAAGACCGGCATGACCGGCTATTTCCGAGTGACATGA